A window from Alkalicoccobacillus plakortidis encodes these proteins:
- a CDS encoding SH3 domain-containing protein: MSIINIRHVVAGTSPVVLAFLMSSVPFQSALANSNYKVTQYDLDFNNVVEKQVKANAQTDKSYDVYIHADGVNLDAGGKTGTSKGAWNVRGGAGSQSWKVGQTSNGQKLTILGSKKANDGSTWYQIRYDRTWKNASPEDVAHYLNPNNVQPGTSNFYQFLNLGETANLSAQSINNQLLNGKGSLSGQGQAFINAAKSNGVNEIYLVSHALLETGNGSSPLARGINYNGKTVYNMYGIGAYDGNAEQAGAAYAYSQGWFTKEAAIVGGAKFVGNNYIAKGQNTLYKMRWNPDAPATHQYATDIGWAEKQTSRMASMYNLVEDYTLHYDIPQYKNQPGTTPDFSKIDDNQKKDGTPGTTTANLNVRSEPSTSGNRLTLLPSGTKLTIISKKEGWYQIHANGVDGWVSAEFVKVNASTPTENNNTDKEQVKDDSNYDVIGTGTTTARLNLRSSNKIEANNIVTTLNNNQNVDILEKSGTWLKVNAAGKIGWVSAQYVKTASSTTKPSEPKEDTKAEDKVISTGTTTARLNLRSSNKIEANNIVTTLNNNQKVDILEKSGSWLKVKASGKTGWVSAQYVKTASSTAKPSEPKEEAKAEDKVISTGTTTARLNLRSSSKIEANNIVTTLNNNQKVDILEKSGNWLKVKAAGKTGWVSAQYVKTGSTTKAPTPSVEKATDTGTTTARLNMRSSAKVASNNLITTLNNNQKVEIIEKSGSWLKVKASGKTGWVSAQYVNAGSTTKAPTQSVDKSTGTGTTTARLNMRSSAKVASNNLITTLNNNQKVEIIEKSGSWLKVKASGKTGWVSAQYVNTSSTPTASAPKQEAKKEVKTASTGTTTARLNLRSSAKVENNNLITTLNNNQKVEIVEKNGNWLKVKASGKTGWVSAQYVNTGSTPTASAPKQEAKKEVKTASTGTTTARLNLRSSAKVAADNFIVTLAQNAKVEILDKQGNWYQVKSGGKTGLGLNRIYKS; the protein is encoded by the coding sequence GTGAGTATCATTAACATTCGTCATGTTGTCGCAGGCACTTCACCCGTTGTCTTAGCTTTCTTGATGTCATCAGTACCTTTTCAATCTGCCTTAGCTAATTCAAACTATAAGGTCACTCAATACGACCTTGATTTTAATAATGTTGTCGAGAAACAAGTGAAGGCAAACGCCCAAACAGATAAGAGTTATGATGTCTATATTCATGCAGACGGAGTAAATCTTGATGCTGGAGGTAAAACTGGAACATCTAAGGGAGCTTGGAATGTACGTGGTGGTGCTGGATCACAATCTTGGAAAGTTGGCCAAACGTCAAACGGTCAAAAGCTGACGATTCTGGGAAGCAAAAAAGCTAATGATGGTTCTACATGGTACCAAATTAGATATGATCGCACATGGAAAAATGCAAGCCCTGAAGATGTTGCTCATTATCTAAATCCGAATAATGTTCAACCTGGAACAAGCAATTTTTATCAATTTTTAAATTTAGGTGAGACAGCAAACCTTAGTGCACAGTCTATTAATAATCAACTTCTTAATGGAAAAGGATCATTATCTGGACAAGGACAAGCCTTTATCAATGCGGCTAAATCAAATGGTGTAAACGAAATTTATTTAGTCTCTCATGCTTTGCTCGAAACCGGAAATGGCTCTTCACCATTAGCTAGAGGAATCAATTATAATGGAAAAACGGTTTATAATATGTACGGAATTGGCGCGTATGATGGAAATGCCGAGCAAGCAGGTGCCGCTTACGCATATAGTCAAGGTTGGTTCACAAAGGAAGCCGCTATTGTCGGTGGAGCAAAGTTTGTTGGAAACAACTACATAGCAAAAGGTCAGAACACGCTTTATAAAATGCGTTGGAATCCTGATGCTCCTGCTACCCATCAGTACGCGACAGACATCGGCTGGGCAGAGAAGCAAACATCTCGAATGGCTAGCATGTACAATTTGGTTGAAGACTACACTCTTCATTACGATATTCCTCAATACAAAAATCAACCAGGAACAACACCTGACTTTTCAAAAATTGATGATAATCAAAAGAAAGACGGGACTCCTGGAACAACAACAGCCAACTTAAATGTACGTTCTGAGCCTAGCACTAGTGGTAACCGTCTGACTCTACTTCCGTCCGGCACAAAACTAACCATTATTAGTAAAAAAGAAGGTTGGTATCAAATCCATGCAAATGGAGTAGACGGCTGGGTATCTGCTGAGTTTGTAAAAGTTAATGCTAGCACACCTACTGAAAACAACAATACAGACAAAGAGCAAGTTAAAGATGATAGCAATTACGATGTTATTGGTACTGGTACAACAACAGCTCGCCTAAATCTGCGTTCTTCTAATAAGATCGAGGCTAACAACATCGTGACTACACTAAACAACAATCAAAACGTCGACATCCTTGAGAAAAGCGGCACTTGGTTAAAGGTGAATGCTGCTGGCAAAATCGGTTGGGTTTCCGCTCAGTATGTGAAAACCGCTTCATCTACTACTAAGCCATCTGAACCAAAAGAAGACACAAAGGCTGAAGACAAGGTCATCTCTACCGGTACCACTACGGCTCGTCTAAATCTGCGTTCTTCTAACAAGATCGAAGCAAATAATATCGTGACTACATTAAACAATAATCAAAAAGTCGACATCCTTGAGAAAAGTGGCAGTTGGTTAAAAGTTAAAGCCTCTGGCAAAACTGGTTGGGTTTCCGCTCAGTATGTGAAAACTGCCTCATCTACTGCTAAGCCATCTGAACCAAAAGAAGAAGCAAAGGCAGAAGACAAGGTCATCTCTACCGGTACCACTACGGCTCGTCTAAATCTGCGTTCTTCTAGCAAGATCGAAGCAAATAATATCGTGACTACATTAAACAATAATCAAAAAGTCGACATCCTTGAGAAAAGTGGTAACTGGTTAAAAGTTAAGGCTGCCGGCAAAACGGGTTGGGTTTCGGCTCAATATGTGAAAACCGGTTCTACTACAAAAGCACCTACACCATCCGTTGAAAAAGCAACTGATACAGGCACAACAACGGCTCGTTTGAACATGCGTTCTTCAGCTAAAGTTGCAAGCAACAACTTAATTACTACCCTCAACAACAACCAAAAAGTTGAGATCATTGAGAAAAGTGGCAGTTGGTTAAAGGTTAAGGCCTCTGGCAAAACTGGTTGGGTTTCGGCTCAGTATGTGAATGCAGGTTCTACTACAAAAGCACCAACTCAATCTGTAGATAAATCAACTGGCACCGGCACAACAACGGCTCGTTTGAACATGCGTTCTTCAGCTAAAGTTGCAAGCAACAACCTAATCACTACGCTCAATAACAACCAAAAAGTTGAGATCATTGAGAAGAGTGGCAGCTGGTTAAAAGTTAAAGCCTCTGGCAAAACTGGTTGGGTTTCGGCTCAATATGTGAATACAAGCTCTACACCAACAGCATCTGCACCTAAACAAGAAGCAAAAAAAGAAGTGAAAACAGCAAGTACTGGAACAACTACTGCTCGTTTGAACCTTCGCTCGTCTGCAAAGGTCGAAAACAACAACTTAATCACAACTCTTAATAACAATCAAAAAGTTGAGATTGTCGAGAAAAACGGTAACTGGTTAAAGGTTAAAGCCTCCGGTAAAACTGGTTGGGTTTCGGCTCAGTATGTGAATACAGGTTCTACACCAACAGCATCGGCACCTAAACAGGAAGCAAAAAAAGAAGTGAAAACAGCAAGCACTGGAACAACTACTGCTCGTTTGAACCTTCGCTCGTCTGCAAAAGTAGCAGCAGATAATTTTATTGTCACACTAGCTCAGAACGCCAAAGTAGAAATCCTCGACAAACAAGGTAACTGGTATCAAGTGAAATCCGGTGGCAAAACCGGCTTGGGTCTCAACAGAATTTATAAAAGCTAG
- a CDS encoding ABC transporter ATP-binding protein, giving the protein MALLEVKDLNVHFPIKAGILNRTVGHVKAVNGVSFDLEPGQTYGLVGESGSGKTTSGRAVIGLNQITDGQVFFDGKDITKGLKGGFDFRKDIQMIFQDPYSSLNPKKRVIDIIAEPLRNFENLSRVEEKQAVKELLEKVGLNPESIYKYPHEFSGGQRQRIGIARAIALKPKLIIADEPVSALDVSVQAQVLNFLQEIQQELNLTYLFISHDLGIIRHICDRIGIMYKGRFVEEGTSDDIFNNPQHIYTKRLLSAIPDIDPDNRDERDAFRKEVSEQYANSFNDYFDEEGQVFDLQRISDTHLAALPVKVN; this is encoded by the coding sequence ATGGCGTTACTGGAAGTTAAAGATCTTAATGTGCATTTCCCTATTAAAGCAGGGATATTAAATCGTACAGTAGGACATGTAAAAGCGGTAAATGGAGTTTCCTTTGACTTGGAACCTGGTCAGACCTATGGTTTGGTAGGAGAGTCCGGTTCAGGGAAAACAACATCAGGTCGTGCTGTTATAGGATTAAATCAAATTACAGATGGACAAGTTTTCTTTGATGGTAAAGACATTACCAAAGGGCTAAAAGGTGGATTTGATTTTCGTAAAGATATTCAAATGATCTTTCAGGATCCATACTCTTCGTTAAATCCAAAAAAGAGAGTAATAGATATTATTGCCGAACCTCTTCGTAATTTCGAAAACCTATCTAGGGTTGAAGAGAAACAAGCAGTTAAAGAGCTATTAGAAAAAGTAGGATTAAATCCAGAGAGTATCTATAAGTACCCTCATGAATTTTCCGGTGGGCAAAGGCAACGAATTGGTATTGCTCGTGCGATTGCACTAAAGCCTAAACTAATTATTGCTGATGAACCAGTTTCTGCACTAGATGTTTCGGTTCAGGCTCAAGTATTGAATTTTCTACAGGAAATTCAACAAGAATTAAACTTAACGTATTTATTTATTAGTCATGATTTAGGAATCATTCGCCATATTTGTGATCGAATCGGGATTATGTACAAAGGTAGATTTGTCGAAGAGGGAACAAGTGATGATATTTTTAATAACCCTCAGCACATCTATACTAAAAGGTTACTATCTGCTATTCCGGATATTGATCCTGATAATCGAGACGAACGAGACGCATTTCGTAAAGAAGTCTCAGAACAATATGCTAATTCCTTTAATGATTATTTTGATGAAGAAGGACAGGTTTTTGATTTGCAGCGCATCTCTGATACACATCTAGCTGCATTGCCTGTAAAGGTAAATTAA
- a CDS encoding glycosyltransferase family 2 protein translates to MTEPLVSVITPVYNSEKFLGETIQSIQKQTYAHWELFLVDDGSTDRSMEIAESFAKKDSRISIIQLKTNQGAAGARNEGINRANGKYVAFLDSDDLWMPEKLELQVHFMEANQYVFSFTSYRIIRENGEKRDKVVHAPEVVTYNSLLKNTIIGCLTVMLNIDVLGKVQMPTIRTRQDFVLWLTILKRGYQAYGLNEELACYRKVSTSISSNKLHAAKRNWSIYRDNENLPLWKACYVFASYAWHGFKKL, encoded by the coding sequence ATGACTGAACCTTTAGTTTCTGTCATAACACCTGTATACAATTCGGAAAAGTTTTTAGGAGAAACCATTCAATCTATTCAGAAACAAACGTATGCTCATTGGGAGCTATTCTTAGTTGATGATGGATCAACCGATCGAAGTATGGAGATTGCTGAGAGTTTTGCGAAAAAAGATTCGAGAATATCCATCATTCAATTAAAAACAAACCAAGGAGCAGCAGGGGCACGGAATGAAGGCATTAACCGGGCAAACGGGAAATATGTAGCTTTTTTAGATAGCGACGATTTGTGGATGCCAGAAAAACTTGAGTTACAGGTGCACTTTATGGAAGCTAATCAATATGTTTTCAGTTTCACGAGCTACAGAATCATAAGAGAGAATGGCGAGAAGCGCGATAAGGTTGTTCATGCACCTGAGGTTGTAACGTATAACAGCTTATTAAAAAATACAATCATTGGCTGTTTGACCGTCATGTTAAATATTGACGTGTTAGGAAAAGTGCAAATGCCAACAATAAGAACGAGACAGGATTTTGTCTTATGGTTAACCATATTAAAACGTGGTTATCAAGCGTATGGACTAAACGAAGAGCTTGCCTGTTACAGGAAAGTGTCTACTTCCATATCAAGTAACAAGCTACATGCAGCAAAAAGAAACTGGAGCATTTATAGAGACAATGAAAACCTTCCCTTATGGAAGGCGTGTTATGTATTTGCCAGTTATGCATGGCACGGTTTTAAGAAATTGTGA
- a CDS encoding NAD-dependent epimerase/dehydratase family protein: MKVLLTGGAGFIGRNLVEAYLNRGDEVVVVDIKAAHTEFEWLSDCIVYGVDIRDVAFIEIVKKEKPDLINHHAAQIDVQSAIKDPIKDASINILGTINVLEACRAVPGCRLIYPSSAAIYGTPEYLGVDELHPIRPLSMYGISKYNPEEYIRTYANLYGIRYTIFRYANVYGQYQDPKGEGGVICVLMNSALKKDSFTIFGDGEQTRDFVHVADITAANLLASDESFNDVFNISTGKATSLLETIQLMEEVAGFELEKQIKDERKGDIKHSYLTNHKALAQMGLDTTNRY, translated from the coding sequence ATGAAGGTACTTCTTACAGGGGGAGCAGGCTTCATCGGCAGAAACTTAGTTGAAGCCTACCTCAATCGAGGGGATGAAGTGGTTGTTGTTGATATCAAAGCCGCTCATACAGAATTTGAATGGTTAAGTGATTGCATTGTATACGGTGTGGATATTCGAGACGTGGCATTCATAGAGATCGTAAAAAAAGAAAAACCAGATCTAATTAATCATCATGCTGCTCAAATTGATGTGCAGTCAGCAATTAAAGATCCGATTAAAGACGCATCCATCAACATATTAGGCACAATAAATGTGTTAGAGGCTTGTCGAGCAGTGCCAGGTTGCCGTTTGATATATCCATCATCGGCCGCTATATACGGTACGCCAGAATATCTTGGAGTGGATGAGTTACATCCCATTCGACCATTATCTATGTATGGTATCTCTAAATACAATCCAGAAGAATACATTCGAACCTATGCAAACTTATATGGGATCAGATATACCATTTTCCGTTATGCAAACGTATATGGGCAATACCAGGATCCAAAAGGTGAAGGTGGAGTGATTTGTGTCTTAATGAATAGTGCACTAAAAAAGGATTCATTCACGATCTTTGGTGATGGTGAACAGACACGAGATTTTGTTCATGTAGCCGATATTACAGCAGCTAACCTTTTAGCTAGTGATGAATCATTTAATGATGTCTTTAATATTAGTACAGGCAAAGCCACTTCCTTACTAGAGACTATTCAACTTATGGAAGAAGTTGCTGGATTTGAACTTGAAAAACAAATAAAAGATGAACGTAAGGGAGATATTAAACATAGTTACTTAACAAATCATAAGGCATTAGCTCAAATGGGCTTGGACACCACGAATCGATATTAA
- a CDS encoding glycosyltransferase family 4 protein translates to MQMYLLGLIAAFFVTIATVPVVIVLARKWGFVDKPDQRKVHKGNMPRIGGIAMMLGVAAGVAVLWPQLGETRDDMIFLIGGALVLAIVGLVDDRFALGAKTKLIGQTIAAVCAASSGLRIEFIQIPFIGNWEFGYLSFLVTVIWILAVINSVNLIDGLDGLAAGVTTIAVLTMLIMAIGHPIAYASVIVLSLSLLGSTTGFLLYNFYPGKIFMGDTGSMFLGYAMAIISMMGLFKSVTMFSLIVPLLILAVPFIDTTFAVIRRTLNQQSIGTPDKGHLHHCLLAMGYGHRKTVLIIYGISLLFGAVAVLFSQTANWVSLVLLVVILFGIFVFAEGIGLIGQKRKPLLKALEKMQLVKKYE, encoded by the coding sequence ATGCAGATGTATTTACTAGGTTTAATAGCAGCATTTTTTGTTACAATTGCAACGGTTCCTGTTGTCATTGTATTAGCGAGAAAATGGGGATTTGTTGATAAGCCAGATCAACGCAAAGTACATAAAGGAAACATGCCACGTATTGGTGGGATTGCGATGATGCTTGGAGTAGCTGCAGGAGTAGCTGTTTTGTGGCCACAGCTAGGGGAAACACGAGATGATATGATCTTTTTAATCGGTGGGGCGTTGGTCCTTGCGATAGTAGGGTTAGTGGATGATCGCTTTGCACTCGGAGCCAAAACAAAACTAATTGGACAAACAATCGCGGCGGTTTGTGCAGCCTCATCAGGACTTCGAATTGAATTTATTCAAATTCCTTTTATCGGGAATTGGGAGTTTGGTTATCTTAGCTTTTTAGTAACGGTTATTTGGATTCTAGCTGTTATTAATTCGGTGAACTTAATTGACGGATTAGACGGACTGGCAGCAGGTGTTACAACAATTGCTGTGTTAACAATGCTTATCATGGCGATTGGGCATCCTATAGCCTATGCAAGTGTGATTGTGTTATCGCTGTCGTTGTTAGGTAGTACGACTGGATTTTTGCTTTATAATTTTTATCCAGGAAAGATTTTTATGGGCGATACAGGGTCGATGTTTCTCGGTTATGCAATGGCGATTATATCAATGATGGGTTTATTTAAAAGTGTAACGATGTTTAGCTTAATTGTGCCTTTACTTATATTAGCTGTTCCATTTATTGATACGACTTTTGCGGTGATTAGACGTACATTAAATCAACAAAGCATAGGTACTCCCGATAAAGGGCATTTGCATCATTGTCTATTAGCGATGGGGTATGGTCACCGAAAAACTGTTTTAATTATCTACGGAATCTCTTTATTGTTTGGTGCAGTGGCTGTTCTTTTTTCTCAAACAGCCAACTGGGTATCGCTTGTGTTGTTAGTTGTAATCTTGTTTGGAATCTTTGTCTTTGCTGAAGGTATTGGTTTGATTGGTCAAAAGAGAAAACCTTTGTTAAAGGCATTGGAGAAGATGCAGTTGGTGAAGAAATATGAATGA
- a CDS encoding ABC transporter ATP-binding protein, whose translation MDKGLLNIKNLSTSFRINDQYYAAVDDVSLSVNKNEILGIVGESGSGKSALAFSIMGLHDKLNSKIDGEINYKGENIAALSEKQMNKLRGEEIGMIFQDPLTALNPLKVVGEQISEMLYLHTKLGKKERKAKVLDLINQVGIPRPEYVYDQFPHELSGGMRQRIVIAIAIACDPEFLIADEPTTALDVTIQAQILSLIKKLKNETNSGVILITHDLGVVAEMADRVAVMYAGQIVEIAPVRELFKNAKHPYTRSLLNSVPHGHEAKTKLHVIQGMVPSLQKLPRTGCRFAPRIPWVSESAHDEHPELHEISPGHFVRCSCYKHFEFPDKVEEAVGNGVTGS comes from the coding sequence TTGGATAAAGGGTTATTAAACATTAAAAATCTATCAACCTCTTTCCGAATTAATGATCAATACTATGCGGCTGTGGATGATGTGTCACTAAGTGTAAATAAGAACGAAATCTTAGGAATTGTTGGGGAATCCGGTTCAGGCAAAAGTGCACTTGCGTTTTCAATTATGGGACTTCATGACAAATTGAATTCTAAAATAGATGGTGAAATTAATTATAAGGGTGAAAACATCGCCGCCCTTTCAGAAAAGCAAATGAACAAGTTACGCGGTGAAGAAATCGGGATGATCTTTCAGGATCCTTTGACTGCACTGAATCCATTAAAGGTAGTTGGTGAGCAAATTAGCGAGATGCTTTATTTGCATACCAAACTTGGGAAAAAAGAAAGAAAAGCAAAAGTTCTTGATTTAATTAACCAAGTAGGTATACCGCGTCCGGAATACGTGTATGATCAGTTTCCTCATGAACTATCAGGTGGAATGAGACAGCGTATTGTTATTGCGATTGCTATTGCGTGTGATCCTGAATTTTTAATTGCAGATGAACCAACAACAGCATTGGATGTGACCATTCAAGCGCAAATTCTTTCATTAATAAAAAAATTGAAAAATGAAACAAATAGCGGCGTCATTTTAATCACTCATGATCTTGGAGTGGTTGCTGAAATGGCTGACCGTGTTGCAGTTATGTATGCAGGGCAAATTGTTGAAATTGCTCCAGTTAGGGAATTGTTTAAAAACGCTAAGCATCCATACACACGCTCTTTATTAAACTCAGTACCCCATGGTCACGAAGCTAAAACCAAACTACATGTTATTCAAGGAATGGTTCCTTCTTTGCAAAAGCTTCCACGAACAGGTTGCCGATTTGCTCCAAGGATTCCGTGGGTTTCTGAATCTGCTCATGATGAGCATCCTGAATTACATGAAATCTCGCCAGGGCACTTTGTAAGATGTTCTTGTTATAAGCATTTTGAATTCCCTGATAAGGTTGAGGAGGCAGTTGGCAATGGCGTTACTGGAAGTTAA